The genome window AAAATGACCATTGCGGAAATGATCATCAACTGGTAAAAAGCGTATGAAAAGCATTGATATTGAAAAACTGGGCGATTTGTCCGGAAAAAGAATTAAAGATAATGACACTTTTTCATTTCAGTGTCACTCCGGCCTATCCTGCTTTAATCTTTGCTGCAGGAATTTGAATCTTTTTTTATATCCCTATGATGTGATCAGGCTGAAAAACAGCCTGAAGATCTCATCCGACAGGTTTATAGATGAATACGTCGACATCCTGTTAAAACCATCCGATTATTTCCCTGAAGTATTATTGAAGATGAAAGAAGATGCAGATAAAAAATGCCCTTTCCTGGGGGCATCGGGTTGTATGGTATACCCTGACAGGCCGGATACGTGCCGTACATTTCCTGTGGAACAGGGTATTATGCTAGAGCAGGAACAGAAAAAAGCCATACCTGTTTATTTTTTCAGACCACCTGATTTCTGCCTTGGTCGGCACGAAAAAAAAACATGGACGACAAAAACCTGGGCAAAAGACCAGGATGCCATTATATATAACATGATGACAGCAAAATGGGCGGAAATAAAAAGCCTGTTTCAGGCTGATCCCTGGGGAAGGGAGGGAAATAAAGGCCCCAGGGCGAAAATGGCTTTTATGGCGGCATACAATATAGACATATTTCGCGATTTTCTCTTTAACAGCAGTTTTTTAAAAAGATACAAGGTCAACAACAAAATAAAGAAAAAGATCAAAAAAGACGACGTTGAACTGATGAAATTAGGTTTTGAGTGGATAAAATTTTATATATGGGGCATAAAAACAAAATCCTTCACACCACGCCCTCCGGCATAGGTTCAACCTTTTCCCCGCCCAATACATATCCTCCGTCCAACCTTATCAGGGACCCGGTCATAAAAGGAGCATCTTTAAGAATAAAAAGAACGGTTTTAACCACATCTTCGATGGCGCCTGTTTTTTTAAGCAGGGTATGATCGATCAGGGCATCTTTCTGAGCATCTGTAAGGAGTCCCCAGCCCCTTGTCTTTTCTCCGTGCCTGGTTTCAAATATCCCGAGCATGATCTCATTCACCCTCACCTCAGGAGCTCCGATTCGTGCCCAGGTTTCCGTTAAAAGGGATAGACCGCGGTTTGCGGCGGAATAGCCTTCATTGAATATATAACTCGCAGGCCCCGTCCTTCCAACAAGACCCGCGATGGAAGAAAAATTTATAACAACCCCGTTTCCGGAGGCCTTCAGAAATGGCAATGCTGCTTCAAAGACCCAGCGCTTGGCTCTCAGGGTTGTTGCAAGCTCAAGATCCCACTGTTCCTGTATATAGGGTCCGTGAACCACAGGCCATCCGCCCCGCTCAATATTATTAATAAGGATATCAATCCGCCCAAAACGCTCCTTGACCTTATTGATCAAACCATAAATTTGTTCTGTCTCGAGCAGGTTTGTTTTTAATATAAGGTGCTCAATACCGGTTTTTGCAAAATCATGATTTAAATCGTCAAGATTCTCTTCCCAGTCAAAATAGTTTAAGGCTACCTTTACGCCTTCATTTGCAAGGGCTAAAGCGATTCCTTTGCCAATTCCCTTTATGGCCCCAAGCACCAGCGCTACCCTGTTTTTAAATTCCATGATATTTCCCGGTCTCCAAAAAGATTATATTTAATCCATTTAAGACCCAATTCCAACAAAAGGGTATCATCGGTTTTTACAGATTCCAGAGTTTTTGGATTCAAATTCAGATGATCCATAATACCATTTTCAAATATATGTTTTCTGAAGACATCAAGATTATAACAGGCGGTATGAAAAGTCAGTTTCGATTTGATATCGAAGGGACCGGGCATTAAACGATTCTTCATGCTTATGATTTCAAGGAGCATATCATTCATCCGGTTATAAACGGCAATTCCCTGATCTGCGATCCATTGCTCCACGGTCCATGTTTGACCGTTCCGGAAACCTTTGCAATGATCCTCTTTTAAAATCATATAATGCTCGGTCGATATGCCGGTTTCCCTCGATCGCGAAAGACCCCGGGCAAGAGGATACATTCTGCATGAAGAAGGGCGGTCTTTGTAAATACTGCAACCCGCGGCAGTGACAAATGGGCACTTTAAAGCATCATCCGCATCAGCTTTCAGCGAAATAACAGGAAGGCCGGTTTCAGGACCGGAATGTTCAGAAGTATATTTCCCCAAAAATATATCAGACGGCATATGAAAATTATTTTTTATGCGAAGTATATCGTAAGGAGTTAAAAACTGGTTAAGGTCTCTACAGCATTGATTAAAGCATGCGAGGTCGTCATTACATGAGAAATTAAAGGTATCTTTTGTTGTAATAGGTATAAAATCGCTCATAATCATTCCATGGTTTGCAAAAAAAAGTCTCGACAAGTGAGAATTATTTAGGTAACAGGTTCACAGATTCTGTCAACATAAAAAAGTCCATACAATTATTGGAAAAGGCCAATTGTTTATCCAAAAGTACTTGACAAGCATCAACTTAAAGAATAAATTATTTTTTTAATTAAATGGATTGACCCATTTTATATGAATTCTTTTAATTATTTATTTTTATTGTTTTTAAATTAATGGCCGAAAAGGCTGAGAAATATAGTTCAGAGAGTTCAGTAATGAAAGGAGGTGCGAACCCTTAAAATTGTACTATTGAAATTAACTGTAGTTTAACTATAATTTTGGGAAAACAAAATTTAGGAGGTTTAATAAATGCCAAGTTTTGTAATTGCTGAAAAATGCGATGGTTGTAAAGGCGGGGATAAAACAGCTTGTATGTATATTTGTCCCAATGACCTTATGGTCCTTGAACCTAATGCTATGAAGGCCTATAATCAGGAGCCGGATCAGTGCTGGGAATGTTTCTCATGTGTAAAAATTTGTCCTACCCAGGCAATCGAAGTAAGGGGCTATTCCGATTTCGTTCCTCTTGGAAGCAGTGTTATGCCCATGCTGGGCACCGAGGATGTTATGTGGACCTGCAAATTCAGGAACGGTCTTATCAAACGTTTTAAGTTCCCCATTCGCACAACAGATGAAGGCAAGGCCAATGCTTATCTTGATCTTAAGGGAAAAGATCTCGACAGCGAACTCCTCTCCACGGAAGAGGCGGACGAAATGACGCTTAAAACACCTATTGCGACTGTTTAGTTGCCAAATATTTCTAAAAATTAATATTAAAAATATATATTTTTATAAGGAGGATATAATATGGCATTACCTAATAAACCCTTGGGTGAACTTAAAGCCGTAAGAGATCCGGAAGTCGAAGAGCTTGAAGTTGATATTCTTATTGTGGGCGGCGGGATGGCTGCCTGCGGGGCTGCTTTTGAGATAAAAAAATGGGCGCAAGATGACGCAAAGATACTCCTCTGCGACAAGGCTGCCATGGAAAGAAGCGGGGCTGTAGCACAGGGCCTTTCAGCTATTAATACATATATAGGCGAAAATACTCCTGACGATTATGTCCGCATGGTCAGAAACGATCTGATGGGCATTGTTCGTGAAGATCTTATCTTTGATCTTGGCAATCATGTTGATGATTCCGTTCATCTGTTTGAAGAATGGGGTCTTCCGGTATGGAAAAAAACCGATGACGGGAAAAACCTGGACGGTAAAAAAGGTCTAAAACAAGGTTCTCTGAAAAGCGGTGCAACCCCGGTCAGAACCGGTAAATGGCAGATAATGATCAACGGCGAATCCTACAAAAGGATAGTTGCCGAAGCTGCCAAACTGGCCCTTGGCGAAGAGAATATTCTTGAGCGTGTCTTTATCGTTGAGCTGCTCCTGGATGCCAACAAAGAGAACCAGATTGCCGGCGCGGTAGGTTTTTCAGTTCGCGAGAACAAGGTATATATCATCAAATGTAAAACCATGATGGTTGCATGTGGTGGAGCCGTTAATATCTATCAGCCAAGAAGTGTAGGCGAAGGTAAGGGACGTGCATGGTATCCGGTATGGAACGCAGGTTCCACATATACAATGTGCATGAAAGTTGGCGCTGAACTTACAATGATGGAGAACCGATTCACCCCGGCCCGTTTTAAAGATGGTTACGGTCCTGTCGGAGCATGGTTCCTCCTGTTTAAAGCCAAGGCATTAAACGGACTGGGCGAAAATTTTGCCGCCAGTGATGCTGCCAAGGCTGAACTTGAAAACTACGCACCCTATGGAACAGCAGCGATTACACCGACATGTCTGCGAAATCACCTGATGCTTTTTGAAATGAAGGCCGGCCGCGGCCCGATCATCATGGATACAGTATCAGCCCTTGCAGCGCTTGGTGAGACAATGAGCAAAAAAGAGCTCAAGCATCTTGAATCCGAAGCTTGGGAAGACTTCCTGGATATGACATGCGGGCAGGCGAATCTCTGGTGCGCAACCGATACCGAACCTGAGAAAAAGAATTCCGAGGTTATGCCGACCGAACCTTACCTGCTCGGATCACATTCAGGCTGCTGCGGTCTCTGGACCTCAGGGCCGGATCTGGACTGGATACCCGATGCATACAAAATTAAGGCGTCCAACGGCAAGATATACAACCGTATGACTACAGTTGACGGGCTCTTTACAGCAGGCGACGGTGTGGGCGGTTCCGGCCATAAATTCTCATCCGGTTCCCATGCCGAGGGTAGAATAGCTGCCAAGTCAATGGCAAGATATGCCCGTGATAATGCAGACTTCTCACCGGCTTTAAGCCAGTCAAAAGAAGAACTAGTCGACCTTATCTATGGACCTGTGCGTACATATCTTGATAATTGTGAATATACAACAGCCGAAGATATTAACCCAAACTATGTTAAACCTGCCGGAATGGCCCTGCGTCTCATGAAAGCTACCCATGAGTATGGTGCCGGAACAGCAACATTTTATATGACAACTTCCAAATCTCTTGAGATCGTAATGGATCTTCTTGCAACCATGCGCGAAGACTGTAAAAAACTTGCTGCCGGTGACCTGCATGAACTGATGCGATGCTGGGAGATCCTTCATCGGATCTGGACGGTTGAAGCCCACTTGCGGCATATCCAGTACCGCAAAGAAACCAGATATCCCGGTTTCTACTATCAGGCTGACTATCCTGGACAGGATGATGAGAACTGGTTCTGCTTTACCAATTCCAAGTACGATCCAAAAGCAGCTTCCTGGGAAATGATGAAAAAAGATTATATCAAGATTATCCCTGATTAATGGATAACCGACTATACTTGACAGTCGAATAAATTACCTCTAGGCGTATGTGCGTCTGGAGGTTTTTATTAATTATCTAAAAATCTATAGTCAATGATACTAACAACGCTTAATCTTTTTTCTTTAGCGATATCCTATTGATAGATTACTTTGTCCGGGAGTTTAATGGTTTTATTTATCTAAAAATCTATATAAAGCCCTTAAACATTTGGATAAAATTAACGGATATCGCTTTAAAGAAATTTTTATTTATTTCACAGAACGTTTTAAATCTTATTAATCTGAAGTAATTTCAAAAATTTTATTATATTTTTAAAAAAACTTCAATTAATTAGTATTTGGCGTACGGAGGGATAGCATGGCAAATAATCAAGCGGCCCTGGCCGGCGGGAGTATTTTAGTAGTCGGAGGGGGAATAAGCGGTTTAACTACGACCCTTGAAGCCGCCGAAGTCGGGTATGAGGTCTTTTTGGTGGAAAAAAATCCTTACCTTGGCGGAAGAGTGTCTCAGTTAAAACAGTATTTCCCCAAACTCTGCCCCCCGACATGTGGTCTTGAGATCAATTTTCGAAGAATAAAGGACAATCCCAGAATAAAAGTCTTTACAATGGCCGAAATTGAAAAGGTTGACGGAGCGCCCGGCAGCTACAATGTAGCCATTAAACTGAAACCGAGGTATGTTAATGAAAACTGCACCTGCTGCGGTGAATGTGCTGAAGCATGTCAGACTGAAATTTCAGATGAATTCAATTTCGGCATGAATAAAATCAAAGCAGCTTACCTGCCACATAATATGGCATTTCCTGCAAAATATGTAATCTCACCGCAGATCATAGGCACCGACGACGCCAAGCGCTGTCTTGAAGCCTGTAAATACGATGCCATTGATTTTGACATGAAGGAAAAGGTCATAAATCTTAATGTGGGCGCCGTTGTCTGGGCAACCGGCTGGGAACCTTACGATGCCTCAAAAATCGACAACCTTGGATTCGGCACATATCCGAACATCATAACCAACATGATGCTGGAAAGACTTGCGTCCACTAATGGGCCGACCAATGGCAAAATCCTCAGACCTTCCGACGACAAGGAGCCTGAAAGTATAGCCTTTGTGCAGTGCGCGGGATCACGAGACGAGAATCATCTTCCTTATTGTTCCTATGTCTGCTGTATGGCTTCCCTGAAGCATACCACCTATATCAGGGAACAATATCCGGATGCTAAAATATATATTTTCTATATTGATCTGCGGGCGCCGGGCCAAAGGTACGAAAAATTCTATAAAAAAATTAAAGAAGATAAAAATATCTTTTTTATCAAAGGAAAGGTGGCAGAGGTTTCTGAAAATACCGGTACCGGCGATATAACCGTGGTTGCCGAAAACGCTGTGACCGGAGAAAAGATAAGACAGGACGTCGAAATGGTTGTGCTTGCTACGGGTATGCAGCCGACTGCGGCTGGTGCAAAGCTGCCTGCTGATCTGAAATATAATGAAGACGGTTTCATTATCAATGATTTTGAGCAGGGCGGAATGTTTGCCGCAGGATGCGCCAACAAACCGGCCGACGTGGTTTCGTCTAATCAGAATGCTACCGGAATGGCTCTGAAGGCTATTCAAACCCTGGTGAGGAGGTAGGAATTCATGGATAAAAAATATGGTGTTTATATCTGCACAGGCTGTGGTATCGGGGATGCCCTTGATATGGAAGAATTGTGCGGAGTACCTGAAGAAGAAGGTTTTTCAGTAAAAACGCATCCTTTCCTTTGCGGAAAGGAGGGGCTTGATTTAATAAAAAAAGACATTGCCGATGATGGGGTTAACACTCTTATCATAGCAGGCTGCTCACGGCGTGTAAATTATGATGTTTTTAAATTTGACGGATGTATTGTCGATCGCGTTAATCTCAGGGAACAGGTTGTCTGGTCACATCCCAGATCTGAATTTCCGGCTCTTACAGAAGAGCAGAAAGATGACGAGGAGCACTTTGATTCACTCCAGATGCTGGCCGAGGATTATGTAAAAATGGGTATGGCCAGGGTTGAAAAAATTGATCTTCCGGAACCTTTTCTCCTTGAAAGCATCTCTAAAAAAATTCTTGTCATCGGCGGCGGAATTACCGGTATTTCAGCAGCGCTGGATGCTGCCAAAACCGGCTATGAAGTTACTATTGTTGAAAAGGAATCTTCCCTGGGCGGTTTTGCCGCCAAAGTCCGTAAACAGATCCCGGTGGTAGAACCTTATGACGGGCTGATTCCTCCAATTGTAGATGCAAAAATTAAAGAAGTCGAGGCTGAATCGAATATAACGGTTAAAACCGGCACCATTGTTGCCCGTATAGCCGGTCAACCAGGTGAATTTACGGTTACTTTTAAAAAACCTGGTGAAAAAATCGAGTTTGACGTTCCTTTCCCGCTTCCTGATGATATGAAGGTGGATGAAGACGGCAAGGAGCTGGATGTTGATAAACTCTTCGAAGTATACACTGAGTATAACAAGGGTAAAAATGATATCCTGGCTCTTGATCCTGACGGTGAACTCTTCGGCGCTGTGATTCTGGCTGCCGGCTGGAGGCCTGACGATCTTGAAGGAGTTGATGTTGAACACCTGGGATCCGGAAACCTGAAAGATGTTGTTACCAACAGCCAGTTTGAAGAAATAGCCGCCAAGGGTAAAATTCTCAGACCATCGGACGGCAAAGAAGCAAAATCGGTTGTTTTTATACAGAGCCCGGATAAGGGTGATGATTC of Desulfosarcina sp. BuS5 contains these proteins:
- the aprB gene encoding adenylyl-sulfate reductase subunit beta yields the protein MPSFVIAEKCDGCKGGDKTACMYICPNDLMVLEPNAMKAYNQEPDQCWECFSCVKICPTQAIEVRGYSDFVPLGSSVMPMLGTEDVMWTCKFRNGLIKRFKFPIRTTDEGKANAYLDLKGKDLDSELLSTEEADEMTLKTPIATV
- the aprA gene encoding adenylyl-sulfate reductase subunit alpha, coding for MALPNKPLGELKAVRDPEVEELEVDILIVGGGMAACGAAFEIKKWAQDDAKILLCDKAAMERSGAVAQGLSAINTYIGENTPDDYVRMVRNDLMGIVREDLIFDLGNHVDDSVHLFEEWGLPVWKKTDDGKNLDGKKGLKQGSLKSGATPVRTGKWQIMINGESYKRIVAEAAKLALGEENILERVFIVELLLDANKENQIAGAVGFSVRENKVYIIKCKTMMVACGGAVNIYQPRSVGEGKGRAWYPVWNAGSTYTMCMKVGAELTMMENRFTPARFKDGYGPVGAWFLLFKAKALNGLGENFAASDAAKAELENYAPYGTAAITPTCLRNHLMLFEMKAGRGPIIMDTVSALAALGETMSKKELKHLESEAWEDFLDMTCGQANLWCATDTEPEKKNSEVMPTEPYLLGSHSGCCGLWTSGPDLDWIPDAYKIKASNGKIYNRMTTVDGLFTAGDGVGGSGHKFSSGSHAEGRIAAKSMARYARDNADFSPALSQSKEELVDLIYGPVRTYLDNCEYTTAEDINPNYVKPAGMALRLMKATHEYGAGTATFYMTTSKSLEIVMDLLATMREDCKKLAAGDLHELMRCWEILHRIWTVEAHLRHIQYRKETRYPGFYYQADYPGQDDENWFCFTNSKYDPKAASWEMMKKDYIKIIPD
- a CDS encoding CoB--CoM heterodisulfide reductase iron-sulfur subunit A family protein, which codes for MANNQAALAGGSILVVGGGISGLTTTLEAAEVGYEVFLVEKNPYLGGRVSQLKQYFPKLCPPTCGLEINFRRIKDNPRIKVFTMAEIEKVDGAPGSYNVAIKLKPRYVNENCTCCGECAEACQTEISDEFNFGMNKIKAAYLPHNMAFPAKYVISPQIIGTDDAKRCLEACKYDAIDFDMKEKVINLNVGAVVWATGWEPYDASKIDNLGFGTYPNIITNMMLERLASTNGPTNGKILRPSDDKEPESIAFVQCAGSRDENHLPYCSYVCCMASLKHTTYIREQYPDAKIYIFYIDLRAPGQRYEKFYKKIKEDKNIFFIKGKVAEVSENTGTGDITVVAENAVTGEKIRQDVEMVVLATGMQPTAAGAKLPADLKYNEDGFIINDFEQGGMFAAGCANKPADVVSSNQNATGMALKAIQTLVRR
- a CDS encoding YkgJ family cysteine cluster protein, which gives rise to MKSIDIEKLGDLSGKRIKDNDTFSFQCHSGLSCFNLCCRNLNLFLYPYDVIRLKNSLKISSDRFIDEYVDILLKPSDYFPEVLLKMKEDADKKCPFLGASGCMVYPDRPDTCRTFPVEQGIMLEQEQKKAIPVYFFRPPDFCLGRHEKKTWTTKTWAKDQDAIIYNMMTAKWAEIKSLFQADPWGREGNKGPRAKMAFMAAYNIDIFRDFLFNSSFLKRYKVNNKIKKKIKKDDVELMKLGFEWIKFYIWGIKTKSFTPRPPA
- a CDS encoding SDR family NAD(P)-dependent oxidoreductase translates to MEFKNRVALVLGAIKGIGKGIALALANEGVKVALNYFDWEENLDDLNHDFAKTGIEHLILKTNLLETEQIYGLINKVKERFGRIDILINNIERGGWPVVHGPYIQEQWDLELATTLRAKRWVFEAALPFLKASGNGVVINFSSIAGLVGRTGPASYIFNEGYSAANRGLSLLTETWARIGAPEVRVNEIMLGIFETRHGEKTRGWGLLTDAQKDALIDHTLLKKTGAIEDVVKTVLFILKDAPFMTGSLIRLDGGYVLGGEKVEPMPEGVV
- a CDS encoding YkgJ family cysteine cluster protein is translated as MSDFIPITTKDTFNFSCNDDLACFNQCCRDLNQFLTPYDILRIKNNFHMPSDIFLGKYTSEHSGPETGLPVISLKADADDALKCPFVTAAGCSIYKDRPSSCRMYPLARGLSRSRETGISTEHYMILKEDHCKGFRNGQTWTVEQWIADQGIAVYNRMNDMLLEIISMKNRLMPGPFDIKSKLTFHTACYNLDVFRKHIFENGIMDHLNLNPKTLESVKTDDTLLLELGLKWIKYNLFGDREISWNLKTG